The Drosophila teissieri strain GT53w chromosome X, Prin_Dtei_1.1, whole genome shotgun sequence genome has a segment encoding these proteins:
- the LOC122624629 gene encoding peroxiredoxin 1, whose translation MPQLQKPAPGFAGTAVVNGVFKDIKLSDYKGKYLVLFFYPLDFTFVCPTEIIAFSESAAEFRKINCEVIGCSTDSQFTHLAWINTPRKQGGLGSMDIPLLADKSMKVARDYGVLDEETGIPFRGLFIIDDKQNLRQITVNDLPVGRSVEETLRLVQAFQYTDKYGEVCPANWKPGQKTMVADPTKSKEYFETTS comes from the coding sequence ATGCCACAGCTACAGAAGCCCGCTCCCGGATTCGCCGGCACCGCCGTCGTCAATGGTGTGTTCAAGGACATCAAGCTGAGCGACTACAAGGGCAAGTACCTGGTGCTGTTCTTCTATCCGCTGGACTTCACCTTCGTGTGCCCCACGGAGATCATCGCATTCTCGGAGAGCGCCGCCGAGTTCCGCAAGATCAATTGCGAGGTGATCGGTTGCTCCACGGACAGCCAGTTCACCCACTTGGCGTGGATCAACACGCCCAGGAAGCAGGGCGGTCTGGGCAGCATGGACATTCCCCTGCTGGCCGACAAGTCGATGAAGGTGGCCCGCGATTACGGAGTGCTCGATGAGGAGACCGGCATCCCATTCCGCGGTCTGTTCATCATCGATGACAAGCAGAACTTGCGCCAGATCACCGTCAACGATCTGCCCGTGGGTCGCAGCGTGGAGGAGACCCTGCGTCTCGTTCAGGCCTTCCAGTACACCGATAAGTACGGCGAGGTGTGCCCCGCCAACTGGAAGCCCGGCCAGAAGACCATGGTGGCCGATCCCACCAAGTCCAAGGAGTACTTCGAGACCACCTCCTAA